The DNA region CTTTGGATACCGAgatggctggtgatggcgtaAGTGCTTGCATTTGCTTCCATCAGCCGAGATTGGATTGAATCAATCAAAACCCGTTACCCCAGTTTATGCACAGCACATTGAGGCAGCAACCTGCCGACCCAGGTAGTTTAGTGAGTGCAACTTATGCAAGGGTCCTTCTCGGCAACGCGCAGCTCTAGATTGAGGAGCTGTGTGAATGTTCTGTTGTCTTTCGCTCTTGCATCTGCACTCCAATCCCAGGTCGTTCAGAGCATGTGAAAAGGGCGCGCGTAGATGACTCTGACTCGCAGCCGCTTGGCATACCTGCTTGTCATCGGCCTGGCGGTGATTGGCGCGCGCCCAACGAACGACGTCAACCTTCGGCAAagtttggggttgtgagTGGCCCTCCTGGCCTTAGGcaaccacctccgccaccaaccacaaccacaaccacaaccaccttcGAAAACCATCTCGAATTGGGTCCCCGAAACATTCTGGTACACACGAGGTACAACTCCAAGGGACGTGGCATCAGCCCTATGCCATGTCATGCAATGCACCCCTCCACACCCTTTTTTCCAGTGAATGAACGAACGACACAGCAGATGAGGGGTTCCCGACCGAGGTGACTCGAAATACAAGTAACACAAacacaacacccacccaaaGAACGACCCAACGAGGAACTACGCAGGAAGAAgacgtgtgtgtgtgtgtgtgtgtgtgtgtgtgtgtgtgtgttgcaTTTGCAACCACTCATCCATCCTttccaaaccccaaccctttGGTCCTGGTCCGGCATTTGTTGGGGGTCTTTTTCTCCAGGTTTCTATTTTCCCAGACAGTACGGCGAAGCTCACAGaccagcaaaaaaaaatagacaTGGTCCGCGGACGTCACGATGGATGTCATCAAAAGCATGGAAGATCCAAAAGCATCACGGAATCCAAGTTTCCCACCCGCCTCTTGCCTCCATCTACAAAGAGCGTTCAAATAGTGGTACGCGACCCGTCGACCAGCCCCCGCGGTCTGCTGTCACCGGTTAGGGAGGTGGGGTCACTGATGGCGAGGGACAACTGAAGCTCTAGGTGAGGAGCCATTGAGGCACCGAGGCAGAGTTTCTCCTCACCCATCCTCTTCTAACAGTGGAAATACCACCTCACCAAATTGATACCTCGCCACAGATGGTTTCGAATTGGCGGTAGCCTGTACCTATTCATTGGCCGCGTtccaacatcaacctgcAGCAAAGAATCTCGAATGCGCAAAAACTCAAGGATGGAACCTGGAATCTGAAGATCAGTGATCCAAGAAAATGCCGGCAGCTAGGTAGAGCTTCGCTagcaccagcaaccaacTCCCGTCGTCGTGCAACGGCGGCCGAATGCGGAGACCCAGAGGGGCTGTACAAAACCACAGGACTTTTTGTCCTTCTAGAAACCCCAGCATCTTCCTTTTTCAAATTCCCAGGGTCCGCGTACGACACGGCCACTCACAGATGCTGTTTTTCTCGAGTCTCATGTAGCAGGCAGCGTCCAATCCCGAAATCAGGAAGCCCAGGTTGAACCTCAGGTTAGTTAAGAGCTGAACGACCCCACTACTACCTCAGGTCTCCCAcctgtcaccaccacatcgCCGTGTTGCCAACCTGGTGGTAGCTGCTCCGCCTCTCCGCCTCTCCACGCCGGCACCAACTCCCGTCAAAGCCCGGGGCAAAAATCACGACTTTTCGGTGTGTCGTTCTCACTCATGCCCCTTGTCCACCTGtagaagggaaaaaaaaaaaagaaaagaaaaaaaacacgcAAGCCTTGTGCCACGCTGCTTGCTGTCACCTACCTAACCCATTTGCCGacagccagcagcagatACACCCACCACAGACGACCACACATGTCATACATAGCCGTTGAGGCGATGGGGCATAAGCGAGCGTGATGATAGATGCGGATATGCATCTTTTCGCCCTCAAAACCGAGGCGGGCAGGCATCTCAATTCGCACTTCGTCACAGGTTTTGTCAGTGTCGGTGTCGAGATCTGTCTCGGTGTCAAAACAGCCAACCAGAAACGAGAAGCCAGGGGGTCGGTCTCGGGCAGCAAAAAGAGGGCATGAGGTGGTGTGCTTCGGTGAGTTGAGGGTAAAAAAACACCGACTGAGAGCACGGTTGTGCTGTTTTCCTCGTCAACAAACGGCACCCAACGTAACACACGCACAGCccggcaagaagaaaaatgaTAATACCGGGTGTCATGTCATGGCTCAAGTGTTGCGGCCCGGAAGTCACACCCGTGAGGACAAATGCACACCGAGGAAAATGCATTTATGGGGTGTTAACAGCAAAGCACCTGTAGACAGACCAAACCAACAATCAAGGCACTGGAAAGCAAGACTCCGCCATGATGTAGAACTCAAagtccccatctccacctcaAACTTTTCAAACCTCACACTCGGAGGGATGGAGTTTACTTTTGCATAGTGCCCTTCTTTCCCAAGCACATCAAACACACCCCAAACGATCTAAACTCCACCtcacaaccctaacccagccCTGacctctccgccgccccaCCTTTCCTGACAAACACCATCCTTGGCACGCAGTAAAAAAGGCCCGTtgcaacccccccctccgacGTTCTGCTTACGTAAAAACTCCAAAACAACTTCCCAGAGTTGAAAACGCCCCCACATACCTTAATCCCAAATTCACCTCGGAACGGACCGGCTCTTTTCTGCACGGGGCTTCCCGCAGCGCTGGGAATTCGAGGTCCCACTTGGCGTGGTGGTTCGTGCGTGTTTGCTTGTGGGTGTGCACGGTCTcgtctcatctcatctcatctcatctcatctcatctcatcccatctcatccccagCATCCTCAACCCAGTGAATTCAGAACAGAACCGCTGCAAATATGAATAATAAAAaatcttcatctccccaGAAGTGGACTACTTGCTCCCCGCTTGCTTCCCCAAAAACGCCATCTCGCCTCTTCACACTCCCAAGAAAGTGTTGTCAGATGTAGCAGCAAGGAGCGGTTTCGGAAACAGGGTAACAAGATAAATCGAAAACTAACCCTTCACAAACCCTCCATATGTTTCTCCCTCCACTTACTTACCCAACTCCCCCTTATCCCCCGTTTTCCACCCCAGTCCATGCACCACCGCTTGAACCCATCTCTCTACATATATGtacaaaaaaaacaaaaccgaaacaacatcaaaaaCCAAGTGaaaaagagcaagaaggaaaataaaataaaataaaaacatCGATGCGAAGACCCCCAAGGAGCAAACTGTTAAAACCCACtttggaggagaaaaaaaacccacGAACCATTCCATTCGTTGAGGAAACAGAAAAGAACTCCAAAGCACCATCCcccgctccctcccccccgtcccaaaaccaaaaccgaACCAAAGACAAAGCCCAAAGCCCAGTATTGGATACCCCTCTCATAACATCCCCGTGACGCCTCCACCCCAGTTCCTTCTCATCAATCGTGTTGAATCTactcggcagcagcaacagcgtTTGCTTTCGGAACGAACTTGATCTTCGTCTGCTTGAGCTTCACTGCCGCAgtcgtcgtggtcgtcgtggCAACCTTCGCCTTCACGTCTGAAGAAGCAGACGTGCCCTTGACAGGGGTGTTACCCGCGTCGGGGGTGCTGGCTTCAAGCGCCTTCCTCGATGGCGTGCGCTTCCTCGCCGAGgcggccgaagccgaagccgaagccgaagccgaagccggaGTCGACCCCTTCGCGCCCGCAGCCGGTTTCTTGGGGGTAGGCTTCGGACCGGCAGCCACGATGGTAGCCTTGCTGCTCGTGCTCTTGGCCGAGAGCTTGATCTtcgtcgtggtcgtggtcTTGACGCCTCTCTTCCCAAACGTCTTGGTCAGACCCACGCTCGTCACCTTTCGCTGAGTTGTCGTggtcgtcttcttcaccccGGCTCCCTTGGTGGACTTGAGCGCGCTCGCCCCGAGAGAGATTGTGCCCGAAACGCTCCTTTTGATAGCCGTAGAAGCCGACTTGGAAACGCCCCTTGCAAGACCTTTCCCTTTGGCAGCCGCGGTCTTTGCAGCGCCTTTGGCGGTGGCCGTGAGCGTTTTCTTCACCCCGGCCGCAGGTTGAACCTTGCGTTTCTTAGCAGCGTTCCCGCCGCtcgcctcatcctcggctccGACCAAAAGCTCCTTGAGCTTCCGCTTGCCGGCCTTGATCGAGCCTCGggccgtcttcttctcctgcttcacCGGCTTTGGCGGCTTGACCTCCTTCGGCTTGGGACCCAGCACGCCTCTGCAGTTCGCGCTACCACACAGGCACTTCTGCACGTTCTTAGCGGAGAAGGGGTCAAAGTTGTAGTCGTACGTGAGCTCATCGCCCGTCATGATGGGCTTGTCGCCGGCAAAGAGAGCCATGCGGGGCTGGCCCGAGACGATCCATTTTATCATCCGGCAGTTAGGTGAGCACGAGTGGTTCACGAACCGGGCCATGCTGCCAGTAGTAGCATCGATGATCATGTTTTGGTCGAACGACATGAGATAGTAGCACTGCCGACCGAATCAGCTCCCGGCACGCAGCACGCACACCAGACAGACGCGCAGGAGACTCACCTCGTTGTCCTTGTACTTTTCGTTCATCCGACGCTCGcactcctcctcggtgatgATCTCACCAGTGTACTCCATGATGATCTGGTTGGGCTCAAAGCACCTGGTGCTCCGGACGCCGTAGCCACGATCCGAGGTCTTGAGAACCTCGACACCTACGCGGAACCGGCCGCCCTTCTTGGTTCTCTCCTGGAGATCCTGGAAGGCACGGTTTTGACAGAATTCTCTGCCGGCGTTGCAGTTGGTGTCGTCACACTCGTAGAGCATGATGCGGTTCTGGCAATCCTCGGCGCAGCCATCTTCGGGCTTGCAGACGCATTTGGACGAGAAATCCTCGAAATGGGGCGACTTTTTCCAGTACGCCGCCGCATCGCCAACAAACCGATCTGCGAGCTTTGTTAGACGGTTGCACAGTACAGTCGAATGCGCAGGCAAGCTTACTCTTCGCGATGGTCCGGTACGCCGGTGGCTTTGGTTGCcctggaggaagggggttgcaCACATCAAAGGGCAGTTTGAAGTCGCGCCCGTGGATGAGCATGCGGAGGCCGTTGTACATGGGCAGAGGAAGCGTCTTGTTGGCCTTGACGGGCTTCAAAAGCTCTGGGATCTGAGCcagctgcttcttctcctgggTTGTCAAGCCCTGGGTGATATCGGTGGGTGTTTCTTGTCCTGCGTACAGGCCCTTCCTGTGCCATTGCTTGACGCGACGCTGCTTGACGGGAGGCCGGACGGGCTCGGACGGCTCCGTGGTCGCGCGCTCCTTGCTCGTCTCGGTCTTGGGTTTCTCGTCcaccttggtcttcttgCGGGGCGGCTCAGCGGCAGGATCCACGTCCACATACTTGCCATTGCTCCAGACCGTGTACTTGACCGGCCGGGTGTCAATATGCGCAAACTCGTTGGTATCCTGCAGGCGCATCAGCTCGCGCGAAATGCGCCCCAAGCTCTGGGCCGACTTTCTGCCCTTTCTCCCCAATGCCGCCACCTTCGTGGCCAAAGTCTCCACAGGCGCACCGGACTGACGCGTAGCCCTTCGGGTGACAATCGGCGCCTGGACCGGGATCGGTTTCGTTTTCGAAGAGATTCTAGCACctttgggggtgttggtgccCGAGACGGAGCCGCTGAGCGCCAGCACGTCAATGCCTGTCGACCTGTTTGCATCCGCCTCGCTACCGGCGTCCCCTGCAATAGTCCTGCGCCGGTTTTCTTGCACACCTTGCCCCGCGACGCGTCGCCTTCGCTTGTCGGTGCCACTCAACTGAGACAAATTGTAGACCGGCAAACTGGCACGGGCGCGTCGTGGGCGACCAGTGGACAGGGACTCGGTCGAAGGGAGCGGTTCAGCCACCACTATGGCCTGTCCCACCGGGCTCAGTTCGCCTGGCTGCTGGCTATCGTCGGCGGCAGCTTCATTTTCGAGAATAGGAATGACAGCTTCGATCGTCGCGTCGGCCATGCTTGCCGGCTTGGTGGCATCGGGTTCGGAAGCGAGAGACATGCTGTCCGGAGTACACGAGGTGGGCGGTGTCGAGCTCAGAGAAGCGGCAGTGGAAGAATCGTCCGTCGGCGtggccgagaagctggacTCGGACATGATCACGCATCCGAGTCCAGCAGCAATTGAAGATGTCGCTACATCGGTTGCTATGGTTGCAGCCATATCTGTCGCCATTGAGGGGGGTGCAACTCGCCAGAGAACGCGACAAAATACTGGCGAAGAGGCAGCTGCAACGTTGCTGAAGTGGTGAGAAACTCCGGATGCAAAGTTGCAAACGCGTCTGCAAGACGTGCCAATTGCACCGACGGAGGCGAGTCAGCGTCTCGGCGAGGCGGCCTGAGCTGAGAGGCCCACGCAACGAGGTCCAGTAGACGCGGCGTGGACGCAAGGTCCAATCCGAGCAATGCAACCAAAAAACAGAGGGCGACACACGCGAGGGGTCCTTCAAAGACCTGTTCCTTCAGGGGGGGTTGCACGACGGGGAAtccgggggggaggagagggggggcaAAATCCTGGTTGCAGAAACTTGGGGTTCGTAGAGAGAGTCGAGCGCCAGGAAAAGGCCAATTGCAAAACGTAACGCGTCGAGAGTGTGAAGAAGCTGTATTctagaaagaaaagaaaagagggtGCGCAAAAGGcttcaaaaaaaaacaacgaGGCATTCGACCGTCCAGGGGCAGGGGTGGTTTTGCGGAGAGAAGGAAGCGCGGTCGAGTGTTGTTGCGttgtggaggaagagaaagggaagaagacgGTCTTGGATTGGTCGCCGGGGGGCGGGAACCAAAAGGTATTTAAGGgagaggctggagggggtCTGTTGAGTGGACTGTGTGTGGAtggaccaccacctccggccGGCCTACCTCACCTCACGTACCTTACCCTAGGTTGACACCTTGTCTACTTGCCTTATCCCTATCCGTCCCGGGACTACCGACCTTCCTTCTCACCGTACACCTTGTCTCTGAGATACCAGACAGATATCTGATATCCGCATCTATCTGATTGCACATTCAAGCCATATTCCACGAACCTCCAGATGTAAGCACAGGCAAAAGGTTGAAGGTCTAGACCGATCTCCTCAGCCGTCATTATCTCGTGACATTCTCGGCGCCTGGTTGGGCCTGTACCGTCTTGCTTGTTCCTCCTTGCTACGTACTTGGTCTAGCTTCCCGGTCTGTCTCCTGCAAACATCCCAGGTTCTGTCCTGGGCTTCGTCTTGGTACCACCCGAGACGGCGCATCGTGCGTCGTGGGAAAGCTAGCGTTGAGCCTATTCACATTCCAAGCCCCTCAAGACGTCCAGTTGTCTGGTACGGGGGCCGGGGTGGACATACGGGTAGACTATTTACTTTGTGTGAATGAACACGGCAGCCGGCGGAGGGGGCGTCCATCTCCTTTGTCAGAGGTCGAGGGGTGGTCCGGAATGGCACGGAAATAAAAGCAGATGGGTTGCGAGGGCATATCAGTGCAGTGTGCTCAGACCTGGCCTTTTGCCTATCTTTCCCAGCTATAGAAATGGAAACGAGAGGTTGGAATTGCTTTTTGCGGTTCCATCCCGTCAAGAGCTGAAAGAGATGTTTTTGGCGGTCTCGGCATCGGCGTCCGAGAAGCTATCGTCCAGTGTGTGGGGGACATCAAGCCAACCGGCTGCACACTTGGATCTGTGACGAGGGGTTTGGGCGGCAGGACAGATGTCGATTCT from Podospora pseudoanserina strain CBS 124.78 chromosome 1, whole genome shotgun sequence includes:
- a CDS encoding hypothetical protein (EggNog:ENOG503NYRQ; COG:K), producing MATDMAATIATDVATSSIAAGLGCVIMSESSFSATPTDDSSTAASLSSTPPTSCTPDSMSLASEPDATKPASMADATIEAVIPILENEAAADDSQQPGELSPVGQAIVVAEPLPSTESLSTGRPRRARASLPVYNLSQLSGTDKRRRRVAGQGVQENRRRTIAGDAGSEADANRSTGIDVLALSGSVSGTNTPKGARISSKTKPIPVQAPIVTRRATRQSGAPVETLATKVAALGRKGRKSAQSLGRISRELMRLQDTNEFAHIDTRPVKYTVWSNGKYVDVDPAAEPPRKKTKVDEKPKTETSKERATTEPSEPVRPPVKQRRVKQWHRKGLYAGQETPTDITQGLTTQEKKQLAQIPELLKPVKANKTLPLPMYNGLRMLIHGRDFKLPFDVCNPLPPGQPKPPAYRTIAKNRFVGDAAAYWKKSPHFEDFSSKCVCKPEDGCAEDCQNRIMLYECDDTNCNAGREFCQNRAFQDLQERTKKGGRFRVGVEVLKTSDRGYGVRSTRCFEPNQIIMEYTGEIITEEECERRMNEKYKDNECYYLMSFDQNMIIDATTGSMARFVNHSCSPNCRMIKWIVSGQPRMALFAGDKPIMTGDELTYDYNFDPFSAKNVQKCLCGSANCRGVLGPKPKEVKPPKPVKQEKKTARGSIKAGKRKLKELLVGAEDEASGGNAAKKRKVQPAAGVKKTLTATAKGAAKTAAAKGKGLARGVSKSASTAIKRSVSGTISLGASALKSTKGAGVKKTTTTTQRKVTSVGLTKTFGKRGVKTTTTTKIKLSAKSTSSKATIVAAGPKPTPKKPAAGAKGSTPASASAASARKRTPSRKALEASTPDAGNTPVKGTSASSDVKAKVATTTTTTAAVKLKQTKIKFVPKANAVAAAE